From Cydia splendana chromosome 4, ilCydSple1.2, whole genome shotgun sequence, one genomic window encodes:
- the LOC134789936 gene encoding phosphatidylinositol glycan anchor biosynthesis class U protein, with the protein MASFLKYLFAGLVRYWLMHIDYWQTISNRVEIATPLNSWKRLIEGVYLYDHNVNPYEGDAFHESPIMLIIFYYIMKKAPFILPLLFTLLDLLTAFLLYRMSKAFVRILKDSQEKIKDEIAEDSKSMLLSNSQLEEASEYVLSVYLFNPYSILNCAGMTTTVIQNLLVAAALWSASGGRRVPACAFVALATHQALYPVLLIVPVAILLADVNKGCNKCSYIRTLLVFVLCWGFLIYISAFIMNGSYQYVYNTYGFILTVPDLKPNIGLFWYFFTEMFEHFRLLFVCAFQINALALYVIPLTLRFKTEPILLATVLIALSAIFRSYPCVGDVGFYLALLPMWKHLFTFMQQKFIVGCAFIITSALGPTVWHLWIYSGSANANFFFGVTLSFATAQIFLITDLLFAFIKREFTLKHGSSREVDGKPAKLVLR; encoded by the exons ATGGCTTCGTTTTTGAAATACCTTTTTGCCGGTTTGGTTCGGTATTGGCTGATGCACATAGATTACTGGCAAACAATATCGAACAGAGTGGAAATAGCTACGCCTCTGAACTCTTGGAAGAGATTAATCGAGGGCGTGTACCTTTACGATCATAATGTAAACCCATACGAAGGAGATGCCTTCCATGAATCACCCATAATGCTCATAATCTTCTACTACATCATGAAGAAGGCTCCATTCATATTGCCGCTTCTGTTTACGTTACTTGATCTACTAACGGCGTTTTTGCTGTACAGAATGTCGAAagcttttgtaagaattttgAAGGATTCTCAAGAGAAAATTAAGGATGAGATAGCTGAGGATTCTAAGTCTATGCTCCTGAGTAATTCACAGCTGGAAGAGGCATCGGAGTACGTTTTGTCTGTGTATTTGTTCAATCCTTATTCCATATTGAACTGTGCTGGTATGACAACTACAGTAATACAGAATTTGTTAGTGGCAGCGGCTTTATGGAGCGCATCTGGTGGCCGTAGGGTGCCAGCTTGTGCGTTTGTGGCGCTCGCTACACACCAGGCTCTCTACCCAGTACTGCTCATTGTGCCGGTGGCCATATTGCTGGCGGATGTTAATAAGGGCTGCAACAAGTGCTCCTATATCAGGACTTTGCTGGTATTTGTCCTGTGCTGGGGATTCCTTATTTATATCTCGGCATTTATTATGAATGGTTCCTATCAGTATGTGTACAACACTTATGGGTTCAT aTTGACTGTACCAGACTTGAAGCCGAACATTGGTCTATTCTGGTATTTCTTTACGGAGATGTTTGAGCACTTTAGACTGCTGTTTGTATGTGCATTCCAAATCAACGCCCTGGCTCTGTATGTGATCCCTCTCACACTGCGCTTCAAGACGGAACCTATCCTGTTAGCTACAGTTCTGATTGCTCTCTCGGCCATATTCAGATCTTACCCTTGTGTGGGAGATGTTGGATTTTACTTGGCTCTCTTACCTATGTGGAAACATTTATTTACCT TTATGCAACAGAAGTTCATAGTTGGCTGTGCATTCATCATCACTTCAGCACTTGGCCCAACAGTGTGGCACCTCTGGATATACTCTGGCTCAGCAAATGCCAATTTCTTTTTTGGTGTTACACTCTCCTTCGCAACagcacaaatatttttaataactgACTTGCTTTTTGCATTTATCAAGAGGGAATTTACCCTTAAACATGGCTCATCAAGAGAGGTAGACGGGAAACCTGCCAAGTTAGTGTTGCGATAA